AGGGCGACGACCACCTTCCGCGTCCACGGCACTGCGACGAGGGCGTCCTTGGCGTCGGAGGCCATCAGGTAGGCGAAGTTCGGCGAGCAGAACGACGTCGGCAGGCGCAGGTGGACCTCGAGGTCGTCCTGCTCCCCCAGCGCCACCGAGCGCACGAAGCCGAGGTCGGTGATCGGCTCGTCGAGCTCGGGGTCGAGGACGGTCGAGAGCGCGGCGCGGACGTCAGCCAGCCGGTCGTGGCGCGTCCGGGGAACCACGTCGACGGGAAGGGCGGACACCTCACACCGCCGCGAGGTCGGCGGCCTCGGGCTGGCGGGGGCCCGTGGCGGTCTCGTCCGCCTCGGGGAGCCGCAGCTCGGTGGGCACCTCCACGTCGTACATCGCGGCCGCGTTGAGCCCGAGGATCTTCTTCTTCTGCGCGGTGCTGATCGGGGCGTACTCGCTCATGTCCTCGGGGATCTGGAAGTCCACGAACGACTCGACCAGCCAGCGCGGCGTCCACAGGGCGTAGTCGGAGGAGAACTGGATCCGGTCCTCGCCGATCCAGTAGAGGAGCTCCCCGACGATCTGCGCGAAGTAGCGCGGCCGGGTGTGGATGAACGGCATCGCCACCGCGAGGCCGGCGTGGACGTTGGGCTCCTGGGTGGCGATCCAGCAGAAGTCCTCGAGCCGCGGGAGGCCGCAGTGCTCGACCACGAAGTTGAGGTCGGTGAAGTCCGTCGCCACGTGGTCGACGTCCGCCACGTCGAACGCGTCGCGGTCCAGGGGCCGGATGGTCGGGCCCTTGTGGATGTGGATGTTCGTGATGCCGAGCTCGCGGCACAGCTCGAGGTAGCGGTAGGACCACGGGTCGTCGAGGCGCCAGCCGCGGGAGTCACCGTGCCACTCGGCGGTGTAGAGCTTGACTCCCTTGAGCCCGAAGCGCTCCGCGTCGGCGCGCAGCTGGTCGAGGCCGGCCTCGCCGTTGCGGGGATCCCAGTTGTGGTTGTAGGTGAGCTTGTCCGGATGCGCCGCCGCGAGGGCCGACGCCTCGTCGGTCTGACCGAAGCCGGAGTGGTAGAACTCGCCGAGGTGGGCCGGCTGGAACACCGCGTGGTCGACGTAGCCGTCCTCGAACAGGTCCTTCATCAGCCGGTCGCCGCCCTGGTAGAGGTAGTCCTCCTTGGTCCACACCTCCGACTCCGGCGACAGGTTGCGGTGGTAGTCGTAGAAGCAGTCGATGAACTGCTGTCCGTGGATGTTCTTGATGTTCTCGGGGCGGGCGTCCCACAGGGCGATGTGGGCGTCGACGATGAAGTAGCTCTCGCCGTCCTTGGTGTACATGGGTCCTCCGTGTCGGGTGCGGGACCGGGAGTGACGCCGGTCACGTGCTGATGGACGCGACGCTAGGCGCGGCTCGGGGCGGCCCGGACGGTCGCGCCGTCTCAATCTGAGACCCGGACCTGTCTCAATCTGAGACGCCGGCCGGGTGCTGGGAGCGGGCTCGCGGATGTAACGTCGGTCACACGACGAAGGGGGTGGTTCCCGTGGCCGAGGGAGCCCTGCCGGAGCGTGCGCGACGGCACCAGGAGCTGCGCCGGTCGCTGTCCACCGCCGCCGTCGAGGTGCCCCACCGTCGGGTGTCCGATCGGCTCGTGGCGTCGTGGCAGCGCAGCGAGGACTACGGCGTCTCGCTGGAGGGCGTGCAACCCCTCTTCAGTGGCACGGTCGACCAGGAGTCGCTGTTCTTCGAGTGCGGCCGGCAGGTGCTGGCGGACCTGCACGCCACGCTCGCCGGTGAGCCGGTGTCGTTGATGCTGACCGACGCCGACGGCCTCGTGCTGAACCGGATGAGCGGCGACGCCGGGCTGCTGCGCGCGCTCGACGCCGTCCACCTCGCGCCCGGCTTCGCCTATGCCGAGCGCACGGTGGGAACAAACGGGCTCGGACTGGCGATCGCCGACCGGGTGCCGACGGTCGTGCGGGCGGAGGAGCACTACGCGCTGAGCCTGTGCGGCTACACCTGTGCGGCCGTGCCGGTGCTCGACCCGCTCTCCGGGCGCCTCGAGGGAGCGGTCAACCTCACCACCTGGTCCGACCAGTCGAGCGACCTGCTGCTCGCGCTCGCACAGTCAGCGGCCAGCACCACGTCCGCCCTGATGCTCGCTCGCTCCAGCGGGCACCGCCCCCGGCCACCGCAGCGAGGCGAGGTCTTCCGCGTCGAGACTCCGCGTCTCGCGCCCGGGTCCGGCAGCCTCGACGGACTCGGCGGCGCGTGGGCGGACGCGCTCGGCGAGGCCGAGGCCGCGCTCCGCGACGGACGGGTGGTGGCCGCGGTCGGCGAGGTGGGCACGGGCCGCACCACCCTGCTCGGTCTGGCGCTGCGCCACACGTTTCCGCGTGAACGCATCCTCGCCGCCGCTCCCCCGGCCCCCCAGGACAGCGAGGCGTGGCTTGCGCTGTGGGCACCCGAGCTGGGCAAGCCCGACACCGGCATCCTGCTGCGCGACGTCGAGCTGCTGCCGACGTGGGTCGCCGAGCACGTGCGCGACCTGGTGCAGCAGGCCAGGGTGCGCGCGGCCTCGGGCCACGGCCCCGCCCCGGACGGGGTGCCGTTCTGCGTCACCACCGAGCGCTTCGACATCCTGCCGCCGGCGATCGCCGGCCTGGTCGGGACCGTGGTGACCGTGCCCCCGCTGCGCGAGCGCCCCGACGACGTGCTGCCGCTGGCCCGGCACGTCGCAGCACGCGCGCGCGGGCGCGACGTCGACTTCACCCCTGCCGCAGAGACTGCGCTGCGCGCGTGCGGGTGGCCGGGCAACGTGCGTCAGCTGACCGAGGAGGTCACCCGCGCCGCGACCCGCAGCGACACCGTGGACGTCCGCCACCTCTCCGCCGACGTGCTGTCCGGGTCGACGCGCCGGCTGACCAGGATCGAGGCATTCGAGCGGGACGAGATCGTGCGGGTCCTGACGCGGCCGGGCGTATCGATGCAGCAGGCCGCCACCGAGCTCGGCATGAGCCGCGCCACGGTCTACCGCAAGCTCGCGCAGTACGACGTCCACGTGCCGCGCTCCTGATGGCCGCCATCCCGCCCCGACGGAGGTGACCGGCGCGGGCGCGGGCGACCTAGCGTCACGGACGTGTGGCGCGTCCAGCGCCCGGACCTCGAGGAGCCCACGTGCCCGATCGCGGCGCCGTCCTGATCGGCGAGCCGACCGACGACGACCTCGAGGAGCTCGACGACCTGGTCGACCGGGCTCGCGAGGCGGCGACCGACGTACCGGCGGCGCTGGACCTCGCCCGCGCGGTCGGGACCCAGCTGCCGACCCCGGGATCGGGTCGGACGGCGCACCTGTGGTCGGCACTGGCCAGCGTCGCGGCGATCGACCTCACGGTCGCCCGCGCCCTCGAGCCGCACCTCGACGCGCTCGCGATCCTCGGCCAGGCCGGCAGGTCCGCCCCGTCCGGCACGTGGGGCGTGTTCGCCGCGGAGGGCCCCGGCGAGCCGCTGCGGGCCGAGCCCGCGGGCGAGGGCCACGTCCTGCACGGCCGCAAGCACTGGTGCTCCCTCGGCGGCGTCCTCGACCGGGCGCTCGTCAGCGCGTGGGTCGGTGAGGAACGACAGCTGTTCGCGGTCGACCTGACCCAGCCGGGAGCCACGGCGGTGCCCGGCACGTGGGTGGGCCGGGGCCTGACGGAGGTGGACTCGGGGCCGGTCGACTTCGTCGGAGCGACGGCCGAAGCGGTGGGCGGGCCCGGGTGGTACCTCGAGCGCCCCGGTTTCGCCTGGGGCGGGATCGGCGTCGCCGCCGTGTGGTTCGGGGGCGCCGTCGGCGTGGCCCGTCGGATGCTGCGGGCCGCAGGCTCGCGCCTGCCCGACCAGGTCGCGCTGGTCCACCTCGGCGCGGTCGACGCCGCCCTCCACGCCGCGGGGTGCGTGCTGGCCCGAGCCGCCGAGGACGTCGACGCCGACCGGTTGTCCGGCGCCGACGGGTGGCGGGCAGCGCTGCGGGTGCGGGAGGTGGTGGCGCTGGCGGCGGAGGACGTGCTGACCCGAGCCGCGCACGCCCTCGGTCCCGGACCCCTGGCGACCGAGGAGGACCACGCACGTCGCGTCGCCGACCTGGGCCTCTACCTGCGCCAGTGGCACGCCGAGCGCGACCAGGCCGCCCTGGGGACCGAGCTGCTGCGCCACGGGGCGCGCGGGTGGTGAGCAGCCCCGCCTTCCGGCACGACCGCGCCGGCACGCCCTCCGCAGCGTGGGACGCGGTGGTCGACGGCCTCCCGGAGCTCGAGCTCGGGGCGATGCGGCACCGCCTGGTCGTGGTGGGCGCCCACCCGGACGACGAGACGCTCGGAGCCGGTGGCCTGGTGCACGCCGCGGCCCGCTCCGGGCACGAGGTCACGGTCGTCAGCGTGACAGCGGGCGAGGGCTCGCACCCGCGCTCCCCGAGCGTACGACCCGACGCGCTCGCCCGGATCCGGCGCGAGGAGCTCCGTGCGGCGACCGCCGCCCTGGCTCCCGACGCGACCGTCCGCTGCCTCGGGCTCCCCGACGGTGACGTCGCCGGCCACGAGGACGAGGTCGTGGCCGCCCTCGTCGAGACCATCGGGACCGGCGGTGCCGACGTCGTCCTGTGCGCACCCTGGCGCGGCGACGGCCACCCCGACCACGAGGCGGTGGGCAGGGCCGCCGCCGTCGCTGCGTCCAGGACCGACGCCCTGCTGCTGGAGTACCCCGTCTGGGCGTGGCACTGGGGTGGACCCGGCACGTTCCCGGACCGGACGGTCCGTGTCGCGCTCGCTCCCGGCGACGTCGAAGGCAAGCGGACCGCCGTCGGCCGACACACGAGCCAGGTCGCTCCGCTCTCCCCCGCACCGGGCGACGAGGTGATGCTCGGACCCGACCTGCTCGCCCACTTCGCCCGCCCGGCGGAGGTGTTCATCGCTCCGGCCTCCCACGCCGGCGACGACGCCCTCGACCGGGTCCACCGTGACGACCCGGACCCGTGGCAGGTGGACTCCGCCTACGAGCGCCGCAAGCGCGCGCTGACCCTGGCCAGCCTCCCGCGGGAGCGCTACGCCGACGCGCTCGAGGTCGGCTGCTCGGTCGGCGCGCTCGCCGTCGACCTGGCCTCGCGCTGCGACCACCTGCTCGCGGTCGACGCCAGCGAGGCCGCGATCGCCCTCGCCCGTCGACGGACTGCCGACGTCGCGCACCTGGAGGTGCGCCGCGCGCGTGTCCCGGAGCAGTGGCCGGACGGGCAGCGCGACCTCGTGTGCGTCTCGGAGATCGGCTACTTCCTCAGCCCGCGCGAGCTCCGCGAGGTCGTCGACCTCGCGCTCGGCTCGCTGACCGACGACGGCCACCTCGTGCTCTGTCACTGGCGCCACCAGCCGGTGGGGTGGCCGCTGGCCGGCCCCGCGGTCCACGACGCGTTCCTCGCGTCCGGAGCGCCGGTCCTCGTCGAGCACCAGGAGCCGGACTTCCTGATGCACGTCCTCGGTCGCCCGTCGTGACCGCGCCCGCCGCCGTGGCAGTGGTCGTCCCGGCGCGGGACGAGGAGACGCTGCTGTCCGACTGCCTCGACTCGGTCGCGCACGCCCGGGACCTGCTGCACACGACCCACCCGGAGGTGGCCAGCCGCACCTTCGTGGTCCTCGACGCCTGTCGCGACCGCACGCCCGCGATCGTCGCGGCGCGCGCCGACGTCGTCGGCGTGCCGAGCTCGGCCGGCAGCGTCGGCGCCGCCCGTGCCCTCGGTGTCGAGGCCGCAGCGCGGTGGGCTGCGACGAGCCACCACGCCCCGCTGTGGGTGGCAGGCACCGATGCCGACAGCGTCGTGCCGCCGCACTGGCTGGTCGCGCAGGTGGAGATGGCGACGCTCGGACGGGACCTGGTCGTCGGCACCGTCACGCCCAGGCCCGGCGACCTCACGGCCGACGTGCTGGACGCCTGGGTCGCCGCGCACGACGTGACCGATGGGCACCCCCACGTCCACGGCGCCAACCTGGGCTTCTCCCTGCGCGCCTACGAGCACGTCGGCGGGTTCGCACCGGTGCCGGTCCACGAGGACGTCGGGCTCGTCGCGGCCGTACGGAGCGCGGGGCTCGACTGGACGGCGACCGGCGCGATTCCCGTCACCACGTCGGGACGGCGCTCGGCCCGCGCGCCCCACGGGTTCGCGCACTACCTCGAGGGCCTCGGCGCCTGAGCCCGTCTAGGCTGGCAGGCGATCGCCATGACACCCAGCCCCTCCGACCCCGCTGCCCGCCGCCTGCTGCTGGTCGTCGACGCCCCGTCGCTGCTCCACCGCAACCACCACGCGCGGTCGCACACCGGGCTCCGCGACCGGCAGGGACGACCGATCTGGGCGCTGCACGGCATGCTGCGCCAGATCCTGGAGTCGATCGACTCGTTCGCGCCCGACGCCGTGCTGTTCGGCCTCGACGACCGCAGCGGCTCGCTGCGACGCGACGCCTACCCCGACTACAAGGCCGGTCGCGCGGAGAAGGACCCCGAGCTCGTCGACCAGCTCGACCGGGCCGGCGCCCTGCTGGACGCGCTGGGCCTGGCCACCCTGACGCCGCCCGGCCTGGAGGCCGACGACGTCAACGCCTCCGGCGCGACGTGGGCCGAGCGGCACGGGTGGGACTGCGTCATCATCACCTCCGACCGCGACGCCTTCGCCCACATCAGCCACCACACCCGGGTGCTGCGCCTCATCGACGGCGGCATCCACGGCTCCCCGCTGCTCAACCCGGCCAGGCTCTTCGACCTCTACGGCGTCCGTCCGGCCAACTACCTCGCGTTCGCCGCGCTGCGGGGCGACGCGAGCGACAACCTGCCCGGCGTGCAGGGCATCGGGGAGAAGACGGCCGCCATCCTGCTGGACGTGGCCGGGTCGATGGACGCGGCGTGGGCCGACGTCGACCACGAGGACGGTCGCAACCTCCTCGCCGCCCTCGACGACTGGTCGGCGGAGACCGGCGGTCGCCGGATCGGGGCGAGCGTCGTCAAGCGGCTGCTTGCCGACGGGGCTCGGGAGCGCTACGACTTCAACGTCGAGATGATGTCGGGTCGCCACGACCTCGACCTCGGCCTCACCCCGGACGTGCCGGGGTCCCGCGGCCTGCTGCCCCTCGACCTCGACCGGGTCACGCGCGTGGTCGGCTTCCTCGACAACGACTTCACCACCGACCTGGCCGTGCGGGTGCTGACCGGGCGGCCGGCCTCGGCCTGACCGCCCGGTGCCGGTCAGTCGACCTGCATCTCCCCCAGCTCGTTCCAGCCGGTCTGGTCGACCTCGGTGCTCACGATGTCGGGGGTGCGGCTGAGGTACTGCGGGAGCTCGCGCTGGGCCGCCTTGAAGTGGTCGGACTGGACGTGCGCCGCGCCGGCGTCACCGTCGCGGAACGCCTCGACGAGGACGTACGTGTTCGGGTCGGTCACGCTGCGCGACCACTCGAACCACAGGCAGCCCTCCTCGGCGTTGCACGCCTCGGTGAAGGCGCGCGACAGCTCGGGCCAGTCGTCGGCGTGCTCGGGCAACACGGGGAACTTGGCGGTGATGAAGATCAACGGATCTCTCCTTCTTCTCGGGGTGGGGGGACGGTCAGCTGCCGGCGGCGCCGCCGGCGGCGATGGCCGGCAGGATCGCGGCGGTCATGATCGCGGTGTTCATCGCCTGCACGGCCTTCGCCACTGCCGCGCCAGCCTGCACGTCGGTGGAGACCTCCTCGATGCGTCGCTTGAGGTCGCGCCTGCCGAGCCCGCCCTTCTCGTCGGCGAGCACCTTGCCGACCAGACCGAGGCCCTGCAGCACGGACAGCAGCGTCGCGTCGGCCGGCTGCGGCGTACCCCCGGCCAGCACCGTGCGGAGCCGCTCGCGCACCCGCCGCTCGGGCTCGGGGTCGAGGATCGGGTAGCGCGCCGGGACCAGGCCGAG
This genomic interval from Nocardioides palaemonis contains the following:
- a CDS encoding amidohydrolase family protein, which codes for MYTKDGESYFIVDAHIALWDARPENIKNIHGQQFIDCFYDYHRNLSPESEVWTKEDYLYQGGDRLMKDLFEDGYVDHAVFQPAHLGEFYHSGFGQTDEASALAAAHPDKLTYNHNWDPRNGEAGLDQLRADAERFGLKGVKLYTAEWHGDSRGWRLDDPWSYRYLELCRELGITNIHIHKGPTIRPLDRDAFDVADVDHVATDFTDLNFVVEHCGLPRLEDFCWIATQEPNVHAGLAVAMPFIHTRPRYFAQIVGELLYWIGEDRIQFSSDYALWTPRWLVESFVDFQIPEDMSEYAPISTAQKKKILGLNAAAMYDVEVPTELRLPEADETATGPRQPEAADLAAV
- a CDS encoding helix-turn-helix domain-containing protein — its product is MAEGALPERARRHQELRRSLSTAAVEVPHRRVSDRLVASWQRSEDYGVSLEGVQPLFSGTVDQESLFFECGRQVLADLHATLAGEPVSLMLTDADGLVLNRMSGDAGLLRALDAVHLAPGFAYAERTVGTNGLGLAIADRVPTVVRAEEHYALSLCGYTCAAVPVLDPLSGRLEGAVNLTTWSDQSSDLLLALAQSAASTTSALMLARSSGHRPRPPQRGEVFRVETPRLAPGSGSLDGLGGAWADALGEAEAALRDGRVVAAVGEVGTGRTTLLGLALRHTFPRERILAAAPPAPQDSEAWLALWAPELGKPDTGILLRDVELLPTWVAEHVRDLVQQARVRAASGHGPAPDGVPFCVTTERFDILPPAIAGLVGTVVTVPPLRERPDDVLPLARHVAARARGRDVDFTPAAETALRACGWPGNVRQLTEEVTRAATRSDTVDVRHLSADVLSGSTRRLTRIEAFERDEIVRVLTRPGVSMQQAATELGMSRATVYRKLAQYDVHVPRS
- a CDS encoding acyl-CoA dehydrogenase family protein; this encodes MPDRGAVLIGEPTDDDLEELDDLVDRAREAATDVPAALDLARAVGTQLPTPGSGRTAHLWSALASVAAIDLTVARALEPHLDALAILGQAGRSAPSGTWGVFAAEGPGEPLRAEPAGEGHVLHGRKHWCSLGGVLDRALVSAWVGEERQLFAVDLTQPGATAVPGTWVGRGLTEVDSGPVDFVGATAEAVGGPGWYLERPGFAWGGIGVAAVWFGGAVGVARRMLRAAGSRLPDQVALVHLGAVDAALHAAGCVLARAAEDVDADRLSGADGWRAALRVREVVALAAEDVLTRAAHALGPGPLATEEDHARRVADLGLYLRQWHAERDQAALGTELLRHGARGW
- a CDS encoding bifunctional PIG-L family deacetylase/class I SAM-dependent methyltransferase produces the protein MSSPAFRHDRAGTPSAAWDAVVDGLPELELGAMRHRLVVVGAHPDDETLGAGGLVHAAARSGHEVTVVSVTAGEGSHPRSPSVRPDALARIRREELRAATAALAPDATVRCLGLPDGDVAGHEDEVVAALVETIGTGGADVVLCAPWRGDGHPDHEAVGRAAAVAASRTDALLLEYPVWAWHWGGPGTFPDRTVRVALAPGDVEGKRTAVGRHTSQVAPLSPAPGDEVMLGPDLLAHFARPAEVFIAPASHAGDDALDRVHRDDPDPWQVDSAYERRKRALTLASLPRERYADALEVGCSVGALAVDLASRCDHLLAVDASEAAIALARRRTADVAHLEVRRARVPEQWPDGQRDLVCVSEIGYFLSPRELREVVDLALGSLTDDGHLVLCHWRHQPVGWPLAGPAVHDAFLASGAPVLVEHQEPDFLMHVLGRPS
- a CDS encoding glycosyltransferase, whose amino-acid sequence is MTAPAAVAVVVPARDEETLLSDCLDSVAHARDLLHTTHPEVASRTFVVLDACRDRTPAIVAARADVVGVPSSAGSVGAARALGVEAAARWAATSHHAPLWVAGTDADSVVPPHWLVAQVEMATLGRDLVVGTVTPRPGDLTADVLDAWVAAHDVTDGHPHVHGANLGFSLRAYEHVGGFAPVPVHEDVGLVAAVRSAGLDWTATGAIPVTTSGRRSARAPHGFAHYLEGLGA
- a CDS encoding 5'-3' exonuclease, whose translation is MTPSPSDPAARRLLLVVDAPSLLHRNHHARSHTGLRDRQGRPIWALHGMLRQILESIDSFAPDAVLFGLDDRSGSLRRDAYPDYKAGRAEKDPELVDQLDRAGALLDALGLATLTPPGLEADDVNASGATWAERHGWDCVIITSDRDAFAHISHHTRVLRLIDGGIHGSPLLNPARLFDLYGVRPANYLAFAALRGDASDNLPGVQGIGEKTAAILLDVAGSMDAAWADVDHEDGRNLLAALDDWSAETGGRRIGASVVKRLLADGARERYDFNVEMMSGRHDLDLGLTPDVPGSRGLLPLDLDRVTRVVGFLDNDFTTDLAVRVLTGRPASA
- a CDS encoding putative quinol monooxygenase, whose translation is MIFITAKFPVLPEHADDWPELSRAFTEACNAEEGCLWFEWSRSVTDPNTYVLVEAFRDGDAGAAHVQSDHFKAAQRELPQYLSRTPDIVSTEVDQTGWNELGEMQVD